Proteins encoded within one genomic window of Pigmentiphaga sp. H8:
- the mltG gene encoding endolytic transglycosylase MltG, translated as MPKRHFSLKRALLVSLAALLLASLAIVGAGVAWLRMPLSLPADKVDFVIDEGTTMRGIARQVRDAGIAVPPEVLIAYARLTGTERRIKAGGYEVARGDSLWTLLNRLARGDVTQREIRFIEGWNFRQIRAALRRHPDVRQTLDGLDDATVTARIGASTSHPEGLFFPDTYLFAVGSSDLDILRRAYRAQQRELADIWAQRDPDLPLGSPYEVLILASIVEKETGMEADRRRIAGVFVNRLRVGMPLQTDPTVIYGLGEVFDGNLRRRDLRADTPWNTYTRRGLPPTPISNPGRASLLAAVQPEKHKYLYFVSRGDGTSAFSETLDSHNRYVARYQLRGQGLQPPPSLQTEATQP; from the coding sequence ATGCCCAAACGACATTTTTCCCTGAAACGCGCGCTGCTCGTGTCGCTCGCCGCGCTGTTGCTGGCATCGCTGGCCATCGTCGGCGCCGGCGTCGCGTGGCTGCGCATGCCGCTTTCCCTGCCCGCCGACAAGGTGGACTTCGTCATCGATGAAGGCACGACCATGCGGGGCATCGCCCGGCAGGTGCGCGACGCCGGCATCGCCGTGCCGCCCGAGGTCCTGATCGCCTATGCCCGCCTGACCGGCACCGAGCGCCGCATCAAGGCCGGCGGCTACGAGGTGGCCCGTGGCGATTCGCTGTGGACGCTGCTGAACCGGCTCGCGCGCGGCGACGTCACGCAGCGGGAAATCCGCTTCATCGAGGGTTGGAACTTCCGCCAGATACGCGCGGCCCTGCGCCGCCATCCGGACGTGCGCCAGACCCTGGACGGCCTCGACGACGCCACCGTCACGGCCAGGATCGGCGCCTCGACCAGCCACCCCGAAGGCCTGTTCTTCCCCGACACCTACCTGTTCGCCGTGGGTTCCAGCGACCTCGACATCCTGCGCCGCGCCTACCGCGCGCAGCAGCGCGAACTGGCCGACATCTGGGCGCAGCGCGATCCGGACCTGCCGCTGGGCTCGCCCTACGAAGTCCTGATCCTGGCCTCCATCGTCGAGAAGGAAACCGGCATGGAAGCCGACCGCCGGCGCATCGCTGGCGTGTTCGTGAACCGGCTCAGGGTCGGCATGCCGCTGCAGACCGATCCGACGGTCATCTACGGCCTGGGCGAGGTCTTCGACGGCAACCTGCGCCGCCGCGACCTGCGTGCCGACACACCGTGGAACACCTACACGCGCCGGGGGCTGCCGCCCACGCCCATCTCGAACCCGGGCCGGGCCTCGCTGCTGGCCGCGGTCCAGCCCGAGAAGCACAAGTACCTGTATTTCGTCTCGCGCGGAGACGGCACCAGCGCCTTCTCCGAGACCCTGGACAGCCACAACCGCTACGTCGCGCGCTACCAGCTCAGGGGGCAGGGGTTGCAGCCGCCGCCGTCCCTCCAGACCGAGGCGACGCAGCCATGA
- the tmk gene encoding dTMP kinase encodes MSAGMNAAARRGRFITLEGVDGAGKSTHLEWLVAQLREAGLDVVQTREPGGTPLAEKLRELLLNEPMRLDTETLLMFAGRCEHVRTVIEPALARGQWVVCDRFTDATYAYQGGGRGLSAERIAVLEQWVHGDLQPDVTWLFDVPLEVSRERLGRGRTLDRFEREDDAFFERTRAAYHARAEADPARFRIIDSTRPIEAVRAELAAQMRACIAQASGA; translated from the coding sequence ATGAGCGCCGGCATGAACGCCGCCGCCCGCCGTGGCCGCTTCATCACGCTCGAGGGCGTGGACGGCGCGGGCAAGAGCACGCATCTGGAGTGGCTCGTGGCCCAGCTGCGCGAAGCGGGCCTGGACGTGGTGCAGACCCGCGAGCCCGGCGGCACGCCGCTGGCCGAGAAGCTGCGCGAACTGCTGCTGAACGAGCCCATGCGGCTCGATACCGAGACCCTGTTGATGTTCGCGGGGCGCTGCGAGCACGTGCGCACCGTGATCGAGCCGGCGCTGGCGCGGGGCCAATGGGTGGTCTGTGATCGCTTCACCGACGCCACCTATGCCTACCAGGGCGGCGGCCGGGGGCTCTCGGCCGAGCGCATCGCGGTGCTCGAACAATGGGTGCACGGCGACCTGCAGCCCGACGTGACCTGGCTGTTCGACGTCCCGCTCGAGGTATCGCGCGAGCGGCTGGGCCGGGGCCGCACCCTGGACCGCTTCGAACGCGAGGACGATGCCTTCTTCGAGCGCACGCGGGCGGCCTACCATGCCCGGGCCGAAGCGGATCCGGCGCGCTTTCGCATCATCGATTCGACCCGCCCGATCGAGGCGGTGCGGGCCGAGCTGGCCGCTCAGATGCGGGCCTGCATCGCCCAGGCGAGCGGCGCATGA
- the holB gene encoding DNA polymerase III subunit delta', with protein sequence MSAPRFYPWHEEAARAWLGQEQRRRFAHAWLIHGLAGIGKVEFARAAAASLLCESPQDGMACGHCPACTWYASGNHPDFRRVRPEAMALAEGQAEEGDAEEEATDADGKKAGKRAPSREIRIEQIRALESWANTGTHRGGLRVVVLYPAEALNTISANGLLKILEEPPPQTVFLLVSDAPDRLLPTLVSRCRRLPLGTPAPGPALAWLEEQGVQDAAAQLAAAGGAPVAAWRRAEAGVPPRAPWLDTFAAALAQGKPPDLGQIVDALDKIPAVEWIDALQRLATDVALAQAGIGARYFPELAPHSAKIGERAERGRVAELSRWLTRQRRIADHPLNARLFAQDVLAQASAACLGRRPARVAQA encoded by the coding sequence ATGAGCGCGCCCCGGTTCTATCCCTGGCATGAAGAAGCGGCCCGCGCCTGGCTGGGCCAGGAGCAGCGGCGGCGCTTCGCCCATGCCTGGCTGATCCACGGGCTGGCGGGCATAGGCAAGGTCGAGTTCGCGCGCGCCGCGGCCGCCAGCCTGCTGTGCGAGTCACCGCAGGACGGCATGGCCTGCGGGCATTGCCCCGCCTGCACCTGGTATGCCTCGGGCAACCATCCCGATTTTCGCCGCGTCCGCCCCGAAGCGATGGCGCTGGCCGAGGGCCAGGCCGAGGAAGGCGATGCCGAGGAAGAAGCCACCGACGCCGACGGCAAGAAGGCCGGCAAGCGCGCTCCCTCGCGCGAGATCCGCATCGAGCAGATACGCGCCCTGGAATCCTGGGCCAACACCGGCACGCATCGTGGCGGACTGCGGGTGGTGGTGCTGTATCCGGCCGAAGCGCTCAACACGATTTCGGCCAACGGCCTCCTGAAGATCCTGGAGGAGCCGCCGCCCCAGACCGTTTTCCTGCTGGTGTCCGACGCGCCCGACCGGCTGCTGCCGACCCTGGTGTCGCGCTGCCGCCGGCTGCCCCTGGGCACGCCGGCGCCCGGGCCGGCGCTGGCCTGGCTGGAAGAGCAGGGCGTCCAGGATGCGGCCGCGCAACTGGCCGCCGCGGGAGGAGCGCCGGTCGCGGCCTGGCGCCGCGCCGAAGCCGGCGTGCCGCCCCGGGCGCCGTGGCTGGACACCTTCGCGGCCGCGCTCGCGCAGGGCAAGCCGCCAGACCTGGGGCAGATCGTCGATGCGCTGGACAAGATCCCGGCCGTGGAATGGATAGACGCGCTGCAGCGCCTGGCCACCGACGTGGCACTGGCTCAGGCCGGCATCGGCGCGCGCTATTTCCCCGAACTGGCTCCCCATAGCGCGAAGATAGGGGAGCGCGCCGAGCGCGGCCGCGTGGCCGAACTGTCGCGCTGGCTGACCCGCCAGCGCAGGATCGCCGACCATCCGCTCAATGCCCGGCTGTTCGCCCAGGACGTACTGGCCCAGGCCAGCGCGGCCTGCCTGGGCCGCCGTCCCGCGCGGGTGGCCCAGGCCTAG
- a CDS encoding TatD family hydrolase → MFVDSHCHLDFPELAAQLPEILERMRGNHVAQALCVSVNLPDWPRLMELVRAHDNLWASVGVHPDYEDTPDPTVEQLVELAATPKVVAIGETGLDYYRLTGDLTWQRDRFRNHIRAARQTGKPLIIHTRSAAEDTLRIMEEEGAAEVGGVMHCFTESQAVADAAIAMNFRISFSGIVTFKNARELQEVARSIPLDRILIETDSPYLAPVPHRGKLNDPSKVVHVAEKIAELRGLPVHAVADASTNNFFNLFKDIQR, encoded by the coding sequence ATGTTCGTCGATTCGCACTGCCATCTGGATTTCCCCGAACTGGCCGCGCAACTGCCCGAGATCCTCGAGCGCATGCGCGGCAACCACGTCGCCCAGGCCTTGTGCGTCAGCGTGAACCTGCCCGACTGGCCCCGCTTGATGGAGCTGGTACGGGCCCATGACAATCTGTGGGCCTCGGTGGGGGTGCACCCCGACTACGAGGACACGCCCGATCCCACGGTCGAGCAGTTGGTCGAGCTGGCGGCCACCCCCAAGGTCGTCGCCATAGGTGAAACCGGACTGGACTACTACCGCCTGACCGGCGACCTGACGTGGCAGCGGGACCGTTTCCGCAACCATATCCGCGCCGCCCGGCAAACCGGCAAGCCCCTGATCATCCATACCCGTTCGGCGGCGGAAGACACGCTGCGCATCATGGAGGAAGAGGGGGCCGCCGAGGTCGGCGGCGTGATGCACTGCTTCACCGAATCCCAGGCGGTGGCCGACGCGGCCATCGCGATGAACTTCCGCATCTCCTTTTCGGGCATCGTCACCTTCAAGAACGCCCGGGAGTTGCAGGAAGTGGCCCGCAGCATCCCGCTGGACCGGATCCTGATCGAGACCGATTCGCCCTACCTGGCGCCCGTGCCGCATCGGGGCAAGCTGAACGACCCCTCCAAGGTGGTTCACGTGGCCGAGAAGATCGCTGAGTTGCGCGGCCTGCCGGTCCACGCCGTGGCGGATGCGTCAACCAATAATTTTTTCAATTTATTCAAAGATATACAGCGCTAA
- a CDS encoding ankyrin repeat domain-containing protein, translating into MFGSWARRGWGFLLLWCWLTAFSAAQASAEEDFWVAVRNDRASTVKSLLGRGMDPNMPNAASNTPLLEAIKEEAWGVYDVLLADKRIDVNRQNRLRESPLMYLAIRGEATRMEKLIARGAEVNQEGWTALHYAASKGNDDAVRVLLENYAYIDAESPGKMTPLMMAMRYDHTSTVKLLLDEGADGYVRNAEGKNAADVGRDAGNTILANNLVERLNQDRQRRQQQQRR; encoded by the coding sequence ATGTTTGGCTCGTGGGCTCGCCGGGGATGGGGTTTCCTGCTGCTGTGGTGCTGGCTGACCGCGTTCTCGGCGGCGCAGGCAAGCGCCGAAGAAGACTTCTGGGTTGCCGTCCGCAACGATCGCGCTTCCACGGTCAAATCGCTGCTGGGGCGGGGCATGGATCCCAACATGCCCAACGCCGCCAGCAATACGCCGCTGCTGGAAGCCATCAAGGAAGAGGCCTGGGGGGTCTATGACGTGCTGCTGGCCGACAAGCGCATCGACGTCAATCGCCAGAACCGGCTGCGCGAATCCCCCTTGATGTACCTGGCGATCCGGGGCGAGGCGACGCGGATGGAAAAGCTGATCGCGCGCGGCGCCGAGGTCAACCAGGAAGGCTGGACGGCGCTGCACTATGCCGCGTCCAAGGGCAACGACGATGCGGTGCGCGTGCTGCTGGAAAACTACGCCTACATCGACGCCGAATCGCCCGGGAAGATGACGCCCCTGATGATGGCCATGCGCTACGACCACACCTCGACGGTGAAGCTGCTGCTGGACGAGGGAGCGGACGGCTACGTCCGCAATGCCGAGGGCAAGAATGCCGCGGACGTGGGCCGGGACGCGGGCAACACGATACTGGCCAACAATCTGGTCGAGCGCCTGAACCAGGACCGCCAGCGCCGGCAACAGCAGCAGCGCCGCTAG
- a CDS encoding ABC transporter ATP-binding protein: MRLRNPSDPMPHPHLQLDHVRLGYRMPTGMHVVVDDLSLALHEGRIGCLLGPSGCGKSTVLRAISGFEPLLAGSIALHGEAVATPRRSLAPEKRRVGVMFQDYALFPHLSVDDNVGFGLRREPAAVRAARVRELLSLVGMAALGGKYPHELSGGQQQRVALARALAPRPELLLLDEPFSSLDVDLRERLAGEIRDILKEAEATAILVTHDQAEAFAMADEIGVMEHGRIVQWGNAYDLYHHPATAFVAGFIGAGVLVPGQRADNGSIRLEFGDIDAPGPASTNGRVRVLLRPDDLLADADSPIRARLVHKVFRGPGYLYTLRLPSGSEVLAQMPAEDGHRVGDEVGIRLRTGSLPAFPAESPATGA, translated from the coding sequence ATGCGCTTGCGCAATCCGTCCGACCCCATGCCCCACCCTCATCTGCAGCTCGACCACGTCCGCCTGGGCTACCGCATGCCGACCGGCATGCACGTCGTCGTCGACGACCTGTCGCTGGCCTTGCACGAAGGACGCATCGGCTGCCTGCTGGGGCCGTCGGGCTGCGGCAAGAGCACCGTGCTGCGCGCGATCAGCGGCTTCGAGCCCCTGCTGGCCGGCAGCATCGCGCTGCACGGCGAAGCCGTGGCCACCCCGCGCCGCAGCCTGGCTCCCGAGAAACGGCGGGTGGGCGTCATGTTCCAGGACTACGCGCTGTTCCCCCACCTGTCGGTGGACGACAACGTCGGTTTCGGCCTGCGGCGCGAACCGGCCGCCGTCCGCGCCGCGCGGGTCCGGGAACTCCTGTCCCTGGTCGGCATGGCCGCGCTGGGCGGCAAGTATCCGCATGAACTGTCCGGCGGCCAGCAGCAGCGCGTCGCGCTGGCCCGCGCGCTGGCGCCCCGCCCCGAACTGCTGTTGCTGGACGAACCCTTTTCCAGCCTGGACGTGGACCTGCGCGAGCGCCTGGCCGGCGAAATCCGGGACATCCTGAAGGAAGCCGAGGCGACCGCGATCCTGGTGACCCACGACCAGGCCGAGGCCTTCGCGATGGCCGACGAGATCGGCGTGATGGAACATGGCCGGATCGTGCAATGGGGCAACGCCTACGATCTTTACCATCATCCCGCCACGGCATTCGTGGCCGGCTTCATCGGCGCCGGCGTGCTGGTGCCGGGCCAGCGGGCGGACAACGGCAGCATCCGCCTCGAATTCGGCGACATCGACGCGCCGGGCCCCGCTTCCACCAACGGACGGGTCCGGGTCCTGCTGCGGCCCGACGACCTGCTGGCCGACGCCGACAGCCCCATCCGGGCGCGACTGGTCCACAAAGTCTTTCGCGGCCCGGGCTACCTGTACACCCTGCGCCTGCCCTCCGGCAGCGAAGTGCTGGCCCAGATGCCCGCCGAGGACGGACATCGCGTGGGCGACGAGGTCGGCATCCGCCTGCGGACCGGCAGCCTGCCGGCCTTTCCGGCCGAGAGCCCGGCAACAGGCGCCTAG
- a CDS encoding iron ABC transporter permease, whose translation MHRRTALSWPAAAVAAFIALPIISLLWSVSNADAGARDILAHLAGTVLPGYVATSLLLMAAVGVGAAVVGIATAWVVAAHDFPGRRIYEWALILPLAMPTYVMAYAFTDFFQFSGPVQTLLRDLTGQARLPWFPAIRSWYGAALVFIFAFYPYVYLLTRTAFLERSPRLSEAARTLGCGPTRAFFAVVLPLARPAAVAGITLVLMETLADYGAVSYFGVQTFTTGIYRAWLSMGDRIAAAQLASALLAFVFVLVWLERRSRNRLRFHAGAQRHVQAPRRLSGRQALWANLVCLVPLVLGFLLPVAIMLRFAAQDLHVIDWNRYAMWLGNTLRLAATTSVLAVALALGLAYAARLAPGRLVRAANGVAGMGYAVPGAVLAVGLLILVGALDGWLEAWGWSFQGTLTGTLTLLVYAYLVRFLAVALQTTEAGLSKITPSLDASARSLGAGTWELLARVHQPLLRRSLLTAALLVFVDVMKELPATLVLRPFNFDTLAVITDHLASDERLGEAAIPALTIVLAGLLPVIVLARAISRRDKLTKS comes from the coding sequence ATGCACCGACGCACCGCGCTTTCCTGGCCGGCCGCCGCTGTGGCCGCCTTCATCGCCTTGCCCATCATCAGCCTGCTGTGGTCGGTGTCGAATGCCGACGCCGGCGCACGGGACATCCTTGCCCACCTGGCCGGCACCGTGCTGCCGGGCTACGTCGCGACCTCGCTGCTGCTGATGGCGGCCGTCGGCGTGGGCGCGGCGGTGGTGGGGATCGCCACCGCCTGGGTCGTGGCGGCCCACGACTTCCCCGGGCGGCGCATCTACGAATGGGCGCTGATCCTGCCGCTGGCCATGCCCACCTACGTCATGGCCTACGCCTTCACCGATTTCTTCCAGTTCTCGGGGCCGGTGCAGACCCTGCTGCGAGACCTGACCGGACAGGCCCGGCTGCCATGGTTTCCGGCCATCCGGTCGTGGTACGGGGCCGCGCTGGTCTTCATCTTCGCCTTCTATCCCTACGTCTACCTGCTGACGCGCACGGCCTTCCTCGAACGCAGTCCGCGCCTGTCCGAGGCCGCGCGCACGTTGGGCTGCGGCCCGACGCGAGCCTTCTTCGCGGTGGTGCTGCCGCTGGCGCGCCCCGCGGCCGTGGCCGGCATCACGCTGGTGCTGATGGAAACGCTTGCCGACTACGGCGCGGTGTCCTACTTCGGCGTGCAGACCTTCACCACCGGCATCTACCGGGCCTGGCTGTCCATGGGCGACCGCATCGCCGCGGCGCAACTGGCGTCGGCCCTGCTGGCCTTCGTGTTCGTGCTGGTCTGGCTGGAGCGCCGCAGCCGGAACCGCCTGCGCTTCCATGCGGGCGCCCAGCGCCACGTACAGGCGCCGCGACGGCTGTCGGGCCGACAGGCGCTGTGGGCCAACCTGGTATGCCTCGTGCCGCTTGTTCTGGGGTTCCTGCTGCCCGTGGCCATCATGCTGCGGTTCGCCGCCCAGGACTTGCACGTCATCGACTGGAACCGCTATGCCATGTGGCTGGGCAATACCCTGCGGCTGGCGGCCACGACCTCGGTGCTGGCCGTGGCGCTGGCGCTGGGGCTGGCCTACGCCGCGCGCCTGGCGCCCGGCAGGCTGGTGCGCGCGGCCAACGGCGTGGCGGGCATGGGCTACGCGGTGCCCGGCGCCGTGCTGGCGGTGGGCCTGTTGATCCTGGTGGGCGCGCTGGACGGCTGGCTGGAGGCGTGGGGATGGTCCTTCCAGGGCACGCTGACCGGCACGCTGACGCTGCTGGTCTACGCCTACCTGGTCCGCTTCCTGGCGGTGGCGCTGCAAACGACGGAAGCGGGGCTGTCCAAGATCACGCCGTCGCTGGACGCCAGCGCGCGCAGCCTGGGGGCGGGGACCTGGGAACTGCTGGCGCGGGTGCATCAGCCGCTATTGCGGCGCAGCCTGCTGACCGCCGCCTTGCTGGTGTTCGTGGACGTGATGAAGGAATTGCCCGCGACCCTGGTGCTGCGGCCGTTCAACTTCGACACCCTGGCCGTCATCACCGATCATCTCGCTTCGGACGAGCGGCTGGGGGAAGCCGCCATCCCGGCCCTGACCATCGTGCTGGCCGGCCTGCTGCCCGTGATCGTGCTGGCCCGCGCCATCTCCCGGCGGGACAAACTTACGAAAAGCTGA
- a CDS encoding extracellular solute-binding protein: protein MLKLSLLTAALLAVSAGAQAQELNIYSARHYQTDELLYKGFTDQTGIKINRIEAGDAALVERLKSEGAKSPADVILMVDAARLWRAESDGLFQPVKSKVLAERIPANLQGGEPGQDPQWFGFSTRARVIVYNKATVNPADVDTYEKLADPKNKGKVCTRSGSHPYMLSLLGSLIERNGEAAAEKWAKGMVANMARNPQGGDTDQIKGVASGECGVALTNNYYYVRMARSDKPEDKAAIAKIGFLWPDQAGQGVHMNVAGGAVARHAPHKEAAVKFLEYLASDKAQNYFAAGNNEWPAVRSVKTDNAALEALGTFKAETVSIGAIGRNQVTAQKILDRTGYR from the coding sequence ATGCTCAAGCTTTCCCTGCTGACCGCCGCCTTGCTGGCCGTCTCCGCCGGCGCCCAGGCGCAGGAACTGAACATCTATTCCGCCCGCCACTACCAGACGGACGAACTCCTCTACAAGGGTTTCACCGACCAGACCGGCATCAAGATCAACCGCATCGAGGCCGGCGACGCCGCGCTGGTCGAGCGCCTGAAAAGCGAGGGCGCCAAGAGCCCGGCCGACGTGATCCTGATGGTCGACGCCGCGCGGCTCTGGCGCGCCGAGTCCGACGGCCTGTTCCAGCCGGTCAAGTCCAAGGTGCTGGCCGAGCGCATCCCCGCCAACCTGCAGGGCGGTGAACCGGGCCAGGACCCGCAATGGTTCGGCTTTTCCACGCGCGCCCGCGTCATCGTCTACAACAAGGCGACCGTCAACCCGGCCGACGTCGATACCTACGAGAAGCTGGCCGACCCGAAGAACAAGGGCAAGGTCTGCACGCGGTCCGGCTCGCACCCCTACATGCTGTCCCTGCTGGGCTCGCTGATCGAGCGTAACGGCGAGGCCGCTGCCGAGAAATGGGCCAAGGGCATGGTGGCCAACATGGCGCGCAATCCGCAGGGCGGCGACACCGACCAGATCAAGGGCGTGGCTTCGGGCGAGTGCGGCGTCGCGCTGACCAACAACTACTACTACGTGCGCATGGCCCGGTCCGACAAGCCCGAGGACAAAGCCGCGATCGCCAAGATCGGCTTCCTGTGGCCCGACCAGGCGGGGCAGGGCGTGCACATGAACGTGGCCGGCGGCGCGGTGGCCCGCCATGCGCCGCACAAGGAAGCCGCGGTCAAGTTCCTGGAATACCTGGCCAGCGACAAGGCGCAGAACTATTTCGCCGCGGGCAACAACGAATGGCCGGCCGTGCGTTCGGTGAAAACCGACAACGCCGCGCTCGAGGCCCTGGGGACATTCAAGGCCGAGACGGTGTCCATCGGCGCGATCGGCCGCAACCAGGTCACCGCGCAGAAGATCCTGGACCGCACCGGATACCGTTGA